In Stieleria varia, one genomic interval encodes:
- a CDS encoding isochorismatase family protein translates to MPHIRSSACLSIERSAILVIDLQEKLVPAVPSGRHVAEVTERLLHAADLLGVPSAATVQYPKGLGPLVGRLAERFPDPEEKLDFSAAVCRRELELWLQAGRDQIVITGIETHVCVLQTVLDLLAEGLSVFVVSEAVAARGGREHETALDQMRDAGATITTIESVLFQWLQTADRPEFKSISALIKQPRR, encoded by the coding sequence ATGCCACACATTCGCTCCTCCGCCTGCCTGTCGATCGAGCGTAGCGCGATCCTCGTGATCGACCTACAGGAAAAACTCGTCCCTGCCGTCCCCTCGGGACGCCATGTCGCGGAGGTCACCGAGCGACTCTTGCACGCCGCAGATTTGCTGGGCGTGCCGTCTGCGGCAACCGTGCAATACCCCAAAGGGCTCGGCCCATTGGTCGGACGGCTCGCTGAGCGATTCCCTGACCCAGAGGAAAAGCTCGACTTCTCGGCCGCTGTTTGCCGTCGAGAATTGGAACTTTGGCTACAAGCCGGACGTGATCAGATTGTGATCACCGGAATTGAAACCCACGTCTGTGTTCTGCAAACCGTCCTGGATCTACTCGCCGAAGGACTCTCGGTCTTTGTGGTAAGCGAAGCCGTCGCGGCGAGAGGCGGTCGAGAACACGAAACCGCGCTGGACCAGATGCGCGACGCAGGAGCAACGATCACAACAATCGAGTCTGTCCTCTTCCAATGGCTCCAAACAGCCGACCGCCCCGAATTCAAATCCATCAGCGCCCTCATCAAACAACCCCGCCGATAA
- the dnaJ gene encoding molecular chaperone DnaJ gives MSEKRCYYEVLGVERSANKSVIDRAYRKLAIKYHPDSNRGEDAVELFKEASEAYEILSDSDKRARYDQYGHAGVNGAAHQFNDVEDIFEAFGDLFGGGMFGDLFGGRGGGGRRRRARRGADIRCDVTLTLEEAARGVSKDLSFRRHVRCDTCNGSGAAEGSKPETCTTCGGQGQVIQSAGILRVQTACPHCNGAGHKISQPCNDCHGSGLQKQKAELTVEIPAGVDDGIRVRVQGEGEVSPDGGPPGDCYCFISVQPHDLFKRDGNNLILRLPISYSQAALGAEIDVPTLDGPHQLRIEPGTQNGEVFTLRGKGVIDPRSRRIGNLLVQVFIEVPKKLSGEQERLLRELADLDHESVLPQRTSFLDKLRNFFDPDPDPSAKQ, from the coding sequence ATGAGCGAAAAACGCTGTTATTACGAAGTGCTGGGCGTCGAACGTAGCGCCAATAAATCAGTCATCGATCGCGCCTATCGCAAACTGGCGATCAAGTACCACCCGGACAGCAATCGTGGCGAAGACGCCGTTGAATTGTTCAAGGAAGCGTCCGAGGCGTACGAGATCCTGAGCGATAGCGACAAACGCGCGCGATACGATCAGTACGGACACGCCGGCGTCAACGGCGCAGCACATCAGTTCAATGACGTCGAAGACATCTTCGAAGCCTTTGGCGATCTGTTCGGCGGTGGCATGTTCGGTGATCTGTTCGGCGGTCGTGGCGGCGGCGGACGCAGACGCCGGGCCAGACGTGGTGCGGACATCCGCTGTGATGTCACCCTGACCCTGGAAGAAGCCGCTCGCGGTGTCAGCAAAGACCTTTCGTTTCGACGACACGTCCGCTGTGACACTTGCAACGGCAGCGGTGCGGCCGAGGGCAGCAAGCCGGAGACCTGCACGACGTGCGGCGGACAAGGCCAAGTCATCCAATCAGCGGGTATCCTGCGAGTCCAAACCGCGTGCCCTCACTGCAACGGTGCGGGCCACAAGATCAGCCAGCCCTGTAACGATTGCCACGGCAGCGGCTTGCAAAAACAAAAGGCCGAACTGACCGTCGAGATCCCCGCCGGTGTCGATGACGGTATCCGCGTTCGAGTTCAAGGCGAAGGCGAAGTCAGCCCCGACGGCGGACCTCCCGGTGACTGCTACTGCTTCATCTCCGTCCAACCCCATGACCTTTTCAAACGCGACGGCAACAACCTGATCCTGCGTCTGCCGATCTCCTACAGCCAAGCCGCCTTGGGCGCCGAAATCGATGTCCCGACGCTGGACGGTCCGCATCAGTTACGCATCGAACCCGGAACTCAGAACGGCGAAGTGTTCACGTTGCGTGGAAAAGGCGTCATCGACCCACGATCACGTCGCATCGGCAATTTGCTCGTTCAAGTGTTCATCGAAGTCCCCAAAAAACTCAGCGGAGAACAAGAACGACTGCTGAGGGAATTGGCCGACCTGGACCACGAAAGCGTCCTGCCTCAGCGGACCTCGTTTCTCGACAAGCTACGCAACTTTTTTGACCCCGACCCAGATCCCTCTGCAAAACAATGA
- the groL gene encoding chaperonin GroEL (60 kDa chaperone family; promotes refolding of misfolded polypeptides especially under stressful conditions; forms two stacked rings of heptamers to form a barrel-shaped 14mer; ends can be capped by GroES; misfolded proteins enter the barrel where they are refolded when GroES binds), whose translation MAKQLLFDDQARSRMLAGIDKLADAVAVTMGPTGRNVIIDKSFGGPTVTKDGVTVAKEIELEDRFENMGAKLVIEVAQKTSDLAGDGTTTATVLARAIFKEGLRNIVAGSNPAAIRRGIEKAVAAASDHLVEMGRPVKNKEEIANVGAISANNDSTIGNLLADALERVGKDGVITVEEGKSRDTEVSYVDGMQFDKGYVSPYFITDAGTMEANLENALVLLYEKKISNIRDLIPLLEKSAQTGQPLLIIAEDVDAEALTLLVVNKLRGTLNVCAVKAPGFGDRRKAMLGDIATLTGGTLISEDLGIQLENVTLEQLGRAKSVTVDKSSTTIIEGGGKRADIDQRVAQIRAQIEQTDSDYDKEKYQERLAKLAGGVAVISVGAETEAEMKQTKARLEDALHATRAAVEEGILPGGGVALVRCREAVLEAQKKAKGDEKIGVGIVLGALSAPMRQIADNGGIDGSVVVDEVSQKGNTIGYNAHTGEYVDMLKAGVIDPVKVVRTALSNAGSIAGLLLTTEALVTNFDKEDKSRAPIEGVVA comes from the coding sequence GTGGCAAAACAATTGCTTTTTGACGACCAAGCTCGGTCGCGAATGCTCGCCGGCATCGACAAGCTGGCCGATGCCGTCGCCGTGACCATGGGCCCCACGGGTCGCAACGTCATCATCGACAAGTCGTTCGGCGGCCCCACGGTCACCAAAGACGGTGTGACAGTGGCCAAAGAAATCGAACTGGAAGACCGATTCGAGAACATGGGCGCCAAGCTCGTGATCGAAGTCGCCCAGAAGACCAGCGACCTGGCAGGTGACGGAACCACAACCGCAACCGTCCTGGCACGTGCGATCTTCAAAGAAGGCTTGCGCAACATCGTTGCCGGCAGCAATCCCGCCGCGATCCGTCGCGGAATCGAAAAGGCCGTCGCAGCAGCCAGCGATCACCTTGTCGAGATGGGACGCCCCGTCAAGAACAAGGAAGAAATCGCTAACGTCGGTGCGATCAGCGCCAACAACGATTCCACCATCGGCAACCTGCTGGCCGATGCCCTGGAACGAGTAGGGAAAGACGGCGTCATCACGGTGGAAGAAGGCAAGAGCCGCGACACCGAAGTCAGCTATGTCGACGGAATGCAATTCGACAAAGGCTACGTGTCGCCTTACTTCATCACCGATGCCGGAACGATGGAAGCCAACTTGGAAAACGCGTTGGTGCTGCTGTACGAAAAGAAAATCAGCAACATCCGCGACCTGATTCCTTTGCTGGAAAAATCAGCTCAGACCGGACAACCTTTGCTGATCATCGCCGAAGACGTCGACGCGGAAGCGTTGACCCTGTTGGTGGTCAACAAGCTACGCGGAACGCTGAACGTCTGTGCCGTCAAGGCTCCCGGATTCGGCGACCGTCGCAAAGCCATGCTGGGTGACATCGCTACCCTGACCGGCGGAACGCTGATCAGCGAAGACCTCGGCATCCAACTCGAGAACGTGACGCTGGAACAACTCGGCCGCGCTAAGAGCGTGACCGTGGACAAGAGCAGCACGACGATCATCGAAGGCGGCGGAAAGCGTGCCGACATCGATCAACGTGTCGCTCAGATTCGTGCCCAGATCGAGCAAACCGATAGCGATTACGACAAAGAAAAGTACCAGGAACGCTTGGCCAAGCTGGCCGGTGGTGTTGCGGTCATCAGCGTCGGTGCCGAAACCGAAGCCGAGATGAAGCAGACCAAGGCGCGCCTGGAAGACGCACTGCACGCCACCCGCGCGGCAGTGGAAGAAGGCATCCTGCCCGGCGGCGGTGTCGCTCTGGTTCGCTGCCGCGAAGCGGTCTTGGAAGCACAAAAGAAAGCCAAGGGCGACGAAAAGATCGGCGTCGGCATCGTCCTGGGTGCCCTCTCCGCTCCGATGCGTCAGATCGCCGACAACGGTGGAATCGACGGCAGTGTCGTGGTTGACGAAGTCAGCCAAAAGGGCAACACGATCGGCTACAACGCCCACACCGGCGAATACGTCGACATGCTCAAGGCAGGTGTGATCGACCCGGTCAAAGTTGTCCGTACCGCCTTGTCCAACGCCGGCAGCATCGCAGGTTTGCTGCTGACGACCGAAGCCTTGGTGACGAATTTCGACAAAGAAGACAAAAGTCGCGCTCCGATCGAAGGCGTCGTTGCCTGA
- a CDS encoding FmdB family zinc ribbon protein, translated as MPTYDYECDACGHTMELFQGINEPVKKKCPECGKSKLRRLFGSGAAIVFKGSGFYQTDYRSEGYKKAAKEDSKSKGDSKSSDSKSSDSGSSSKKDSGSAKKKDGGGSSKKASD; from the coding sequence ATGCCGACCTACGACTACGAATGCGATGCTTGCGGACACACCATGGAGTTGTTCCAAGGCATCAATGAGCCCGTGAAGAAAAAATGCCCGGAGTGTGGCAAGTCCAAGCTCCGACGGCTGTTTGGTAGCGGTGCCGCGATCGTCTTCAAGGGCAGCGGTTTTTATCAAACCGACTATCGCAGCGAAGGCTACAAAAAGGCCGCCAAAGAGGACAGCAAGTCAAAGGGCGATTCCAAATCAAGCGATTCCAAGTCCTCTGACTCCGGTTCATCGTCCAAGAAAGATTCCGGCAGCGCAAAGAAGAAGGACGGTGGTGGCAGCAGCAAAAAGGCGAGTGACTGA
- the grpE gene encoding nucleotide exchange factor GrpE, which produces MTPESDDQFDDQFEGRVYDPDEAIDEVLQDEDAVQIPEQPETRDEEMERLRGEVDAAEKRALMAQAEAENFRKRMRRDFEGQLKFATTNIVTDLLEVRDNLVRAIEAAAAGEQNSGLREGVEMVAKQFDDALAKHGVRQIPAEGELFDPNFHEAISQMPSADHPSGTVAHVAVTGFQLHDRVVRPSQVVVSTGPPQ; this is translated from the coding sequence ATGACACCAGAATCCGACGATCAATTCGATGATCAATTCGAAGGCCGCGTTTATGATCCTGATGAGGCCATCGACGAAGTGCTGCAGGATGAAGACGCCGTTCAAATCCCAGAGCAACCCGAAACCCGCGACGAAGAAATGGAACGCTTGCGCGGAGAAGTGGATGCCGCCGAGAAACGCGCCTTGATGGCTCAAGCGGAAGCGGAAAACTTCCGTAAACGCATGCGCCGTGACTTTGAAGGCCAACTCAAATTCGCAACGACCAACATTGTCACCGATCTACTCGAAGTACGCGACAACTTGGTCCGTGCTATCGAGGCCGCTGCGGCGGGCGAACAAAACTCAGGCCTACGTGAAGGCGTTGAAATGGTCGCCAAACAATTCGACGACGCCTTGGCCAAACATGGCGTTCGTCAGATTCCAGCCGAAGGTGAATTGTTTGACCCCAATTTCCACGAAGCGATCTCGCAAATGCCCAGCGCTGATCACCCCAGCGGCACCGTTGCGCACGTTGCGGTCACCGGTTTTCAATTGCACGACCGCGTCGTACGCCCCAGCCAAGTCGTGGTCAGCACCGGACCGCCTCAATAG
- a CDS encoding type II toxin-antitoxin system PemK/MazF family toxin produces MATMPTRADVWLVDLGMVAKVRPCLILSVPADDDNDRVLTTIVPHTTSTRDSRFEVRSSVRFHKPGAFDAQKVVTIPTVKLIRRIGTLPQDQMTDVEDAVKLWLGFETAS; encoded by the coding sequence ATGGCAACGATGCCGACCCGGGCTGATGTGTGGCTTGTCGATCTCGGAATGGTTGCCAAGGTTCGCCCCTGTTTGATTCTCAGCGTACCTGCTGATGACGACAACGATCGCGTATTGACCACGATCGTGCCGCACACCACAAGCACACGAGACTCACGATTCGAGGTCCGCTCGAGTGTCCGATTTCACAAGCCGGGTGCGTTTGACGCGCAAAAAGTCGTTACGATACCTACCGTCAAGCTGATTCGCCGAATCGGCACCTTGCCCCAGGATCAGATGACGGATGTCGAGGACGCGGTCAAACTTTGGCTTGGGTTTGAGACCGCTTCATAG
- a CDS encoding RecQ family ATP-dependent DNA helicase gives MNDLPDRYAPSQLLKRYFGFDQFRTSQSAVIDHVLAGKHAMVVMPTGMGKSLCYQIPALSFPASSGQLVLVLSPLIALMQDQVDSMQQRGIEATFINSSLDRETRMRRYEDVADGRYRLLFVTPERFRKPDFCDVISKRTVSLLAVDEAHCVSQWGHDFRPDYTRVGEIRQLLGNPTTIALTATATAECRRDIYRQLQIPENDIRLFHEGIDRPNLTLDVQPVWDESEKIAALGDLLQDPDYSSGSVIVYFSLIKTLQRFSEHLTSDGLDHVCYHGDLGRGLRRRLQDEFMNGDADVVLATNAFGMGIDKEDIRMVIHAETPGSIESYYQEIGRAGRDGKPSRCVWLYDQSDLMTQMQFIEWSNPDAAFYTRLYQLLVEHNEQCRAFGLDWMNEQIQRRSRHDHRMTTAISILDRHGVIGGPRPPECFEVLESLPVMLQDDERLSEKKRRDQQRLYAMVQLAAEEGDRKEFLNRYFLEEG, from the coding sequence ATGAATGATTTGCCTGACCGTTACGCCCCCAGCCAATTGCTGAAACGATATTTCGGGTTCGATCAGTTTCGGACCAGTCAATCAGCCGTTATCGATCATGTCCTGGCGGGAAAACATGCCATGGTGGTGATGCCCACGGGGATGGGGAAGTCGTTGTGCTACCAGATTCCCGCGTTGAGCTTTCCGGCCAGTTCTGGCCAACTGGTTTTGGTCTTGTCGCCTTTGATCGCGTTGATGCAGGATCAAGTGGACTCGATGCAGCAGCGAGGGATTGAGGCCACGTTCATCAACTCGTCGTTGGACCGCGAGACGAGGATGCGGCGGTATGAGGACGTTGCCGATGGTCGCTACCGATTGTTGTTCGTTACTCCCGAACGATTCCGGAAGCCTGATTTCTGTGATGTGATTTCAAAGCGAACGGTCAGCCTGCTGGCGGTCGATGAAGCCCACTGTGTCAGTCAGTGGGGACACGACTTTCGCCCGGACTACACACGGGTTGGTGAAATCCGGCAGTTGCTCGGAAATCCGACAACGATTGCGTTGACCGCGACGGCGACCGCCGAGTGTCGGCGGGATATCTATCGTCAGTTGCAGATTCCGGAAAACGATATCCGACTGTTTCACGAAGGGATTGATCGTCCGAACTTGACGCTCGATGTTCAGCCTGTTTGGGACGAAAGCGAAAAGATTGCAGCGCTCGGTGATCTGCTCCAAGATCCCGACTACTCCAGCGGCAGCGTCATCGTTTATTTTTCACTGATCAAGACACTGCAACGCTTCAGTGAGCATCTCACCTCCGACGGCCTGGACCACGTCTGTTATCACGGAGATCTTGGGCGGGGCTTGCGGCGTCGTTTGCAGGATGAATTCATGAACGGAGATGCGGATGTTGTTTTGGCGACCAATGCGTTCGGCATGGGGATCGACAAAGAAGACATCCGGATGGTGATCCATGCCGAGACGCCTGGGTCGATCGAGTCGTATTATCAAGAGATTGGTCGTGCTGGACGCGACGGCAAGCCCAGTCGCTGTGTTTGGCTCTACGACCAAAGTGACTTGATGACGCAGATGCAGTTCATCGAGTGGTCCAACCCGGATGCCGCGTTTTACACACGGCTGTATCAGTTGTTGGTCGAGCACAACGAGCAGTGCCGCGCGTTCGGTTTGGATTGGATGAATGAACAGATTCAACGGCGAAGTCGTCATGACCACCGCATGACCACCGCCATCTCAATCTTGGATCGCCACGGCGTGATCGGAGGTCCACGTCCGCCGGAATGTTTTGAGGTCCTGGAGAGTCTGCCGGTAATGTTGCAGGACGATGAACGGTTGTCGGAAAAGAAGCGTCGGGACCAACAACGGCTTTACGCGATGGTCCAATTGGCGGCCGAGGAAGGAGACCGTAAGGAGTTTCTCAATCGCTACTTTTTGGAAGAAGGGTGA